Genomic window (Planococcus sp. MSAK28401):
CAAGGCTGGTTCGAATTCGACGTTATCGTCGCTACTCCGGACATGATGGGCGAAGTTGGTAAACTTGGACGCGTTCTTGGACCAAAAGGCTTGATGCCGAACCCGAAAACAGGAACTGTTACATTTGATGTAGCGAAAGCTGTTCAGGAAATCAAAGCTGGTAAAGTGGAATACCGTGCAGAAAAATCAGGTATCATTCACGCGCCAATCGGCAAAGTGTCTTTCGAAGACGACAAGCTTACCGAGAACTTACAAGCAATCTATGACGTGATCTTGAAAGCTAAGCCATCTGCTGCTAAAGGCACGTACATGAAATCACTAAACGTAACGACTACTATGGGACCTGCTGTCAAAGTAGACCCTGCAAAAGTAGTAGTTAAATAAAATATTGACATTCTTTCGCAGCTTCGTTATACTGGCGAAGTTGTGAAATAACCATTTGTACCGCAGACAGTAGGGGCGGCTTGCCGCTTAATGAATCCCTGCCGAGGACATGATGAATTCAGATTCCATCTTAATTGATGCTGATTTTATGCCTCTGTGTCTGCACTGGACCAGAGGCTTTTCTTATGGACGGACGGTATGAATGACAAATCTATAGGAGGTGCCCACATGAGCAAAGCAATTGAAACGAAAAAAGTTGTTGTGCAAACAATCGCTGATAAGTTCGACGCTGCTGCATCGGTTGTCGTTGTTGATTACCGCGGTTTGAACGTTGCCCAACTTACAGAACTTCGTAAACAGCTTCGTGAGGAAGGCATCGAGTTTAAAGTTTACAAAAACTCCATGACTCGCCGCGCGACAGAAGTTCACGGCCTAGAAGCGATCAACGAACACTTCACAGGACCGAACGCTATCGCATTCTCGAACGAAGACGTCGTTGCTCCAGCGCGAATCATCAACGATTTCGCAAAAGGCAACGAAGCACTAGAAATCAAAGCCGGTATCATCGAAGGCAATGTTGCATCTGCAGATGAAATGAAAGCTCTTGCTGAACTTCCATCACGCGATGGCCTATTGTCTATGCTACTCAGCGTACTACAAGCTCCAGTCCGCAACTTCGCTGCTACAACAAAAGCAGTTGCAGACCAAAAAGAAGAACAGGGCGCTTAATCTCTTAGCATCCTGAGCACCACAAAAAATTACCTATCATAGGAGGAAATTATAATGACACAAGAACAAATTCTAGACGCAATCAAAGAAATGACAATTCTTCAACTAAACGACCTAGTTAAAGCAATCGAAGACGAGTTCGGCGTAACTGCTGCTGCTCCAGTTGCTGCAGCTGCTGCTGGTGGCGCTGCTGAAGAAGAGCAAACTGAGTTCGACGTAATCCTTAACTCTGCTGGCGACCAAAAAATCAAAGTCATCAAAGTTGTTCGCGAAGTTACAGGTCTTGGCCTGAAAGAAGCGAAAGGTCTTGTTGACGAAGCTCCTAAAGCTCTTAAAGAAGGCGCTACTAAAGAAGAAGCTGAAGAAATCAAAGCTAAACTTGAAGAAGTTGGCGCTTCTGTAGAAGTTAAATAATTCACCTATATTATAAGAAAGAAAGCTCGTCAGTATTCACCGACGGGCTTTTTCTTCTTTTTAAATCCAATCCAAGGGAAACTTGAGATTGTATGATGGAAGGAGGGCTCCGTATGTCCCAGCATTATTATTCCAAAAATCCTCAAACTAAAAGCAAACCCCAAGAGTGGACCTACACATTGCGGGGCGAGACGTTCCGGTTTCAAACGGATTCAGGCGTTTTCAGTAAAAATGATGTCGACTTCGGTTCGCGGCTATTGATTGAGGCGTTTGATGAACCAGTTATAGAAGGGCCTATTCTCGATGTGGGCTGCGGGTATGGACCGATCGGAATGGCTATCGCCAAAGCATTTCCACAAAGACATGTGCACATGGTGGACATCAATGCCAGAGCCATTGAACTCGCACAAAAAAACACCGTATTAAACGGTGTTGAAAATGTTTCAGTCTATGAAAGCGACGGCTTGTCCAATGTTGAAGGGCAAGAATTCAGTGCTATATTAACCAATCCGCCGATTCGTGCGGGAAAAGAGACGATTTTCCGATTTTATGAAGAAGCGTATGAAAAACTCGCGGCTTCTGGATCGTTATGGGTTGTCATACAGAAAAAGCAGGGCGCCCCTTCGACTCAAGAGAAATTGCAGGAGTTATTTGGCGAGGTTCGGGTGGTCGATAAGAAGAAAGGTTACTTTATTTTTGAGGCCAGAAAAGTTTGACTTGACAAAATGCCTGTGATATTATAATAAAATGCAAAAAATATTATTTTGAGGTCGTTTGCCCTTTTTCGGGCAGAGCATGGCGGCCAGTTTTAACATGTGTAAACCGAAAATGAGCTCATATGCGGTCTCGTTTTCTTTTTGTCTTTTCGATATCATACACTATTTTACAGATATCGCAAAGTCCTATAATCGTTTTATTGAGGGGTGAATAAGTTGACAGGTCAACTAGTTCAGTACGGTCAGCATCGTCAACGCAGAAGTTTTTCGAGAATCAGTGAAGTTCTAGATCTCCCGAATCTGATCGAGATCCAATCGTCTTCTTACGAATGGTTCTTAGAAGAGGGACTCCGTGAAATGTTCCGCGATATTTCACCAATCGAAGATTTCACAGGAAACCTTTCCTTGGAATTCGTCGACTACAGCCTAGCGGATCCTAAGTACCCGGTTGATGAATCGAAAGAACGGGACGTTACTTACGCAGCGCCACTTCGCGTAAAAGTGCGTCTTCACAACAAAGAAACGGATGAAGTGAAAGAGCAGGACGTCTTCATGGGTGATTTCCCATTAATGACGGAAACTGGAACTTTTGTCATCAACGGCGCAGAACGCGTCATCGTTTCGCAATTAGTCCGCTCGCCAAGCGTTTATTTCCATGATAAGACAGATAAAAACGGCAAACGTGGTTTTGGCGCTACTGTTATTCCAAACCGTGGTGCATGGCTTGAGTATGAAACCGATGCAAAAGATGTCGTTTACGTACGTATCGACCGCACACGCAAATTGCCCGTAACGGTTCTTCTGCGTGCATTAGGCTTTGGTTCCGATCAGGAAATCATTGAATTGCTCGGCGATAACGAGTATTTGCAAAACACTTTGGAAAAAGATAATACCGAAAACACGGAAAAAGCGCTTCTTGAAATTTACGAGCGCCTTCGCCCTGGAGAGCCACCGACAGTAGAGAGCGCTAAGAGCTTACTTTACTCGCGTTTCTTCGACCCAAAACGCTATGACTTGGCGAACGTCGGCCGTTACAAGATGAACAAAAAGCTTCATATTAAAAACCGCTTGTTTAATCAGACGATTGCAGAAACACTCGTCGATCCTGAAACGGGCGAAATTTTAGTAGAAGCTGGAACTGTTATTGACCGCCGTGTCCTTGACCGCTTGATTCCTAATTTGGAGAATGGCGTTGGTTTCCATACCGTTTCCCAAGCTGGAGGCGTGCTTGAAGACGACGTAACACTTCAATCCATTAGAATCTATGCGCCAAATGACGATGAGCAAAAAGAAATCACTGTCATCAGCAATGCATATATCGAAGACAAGATCAAAAACGTAACGCCTGCAGATATCATCTCGTCTATCAGCTACTTCTTCAACTTGCTGCATGGCGTCGGCAACACAGATGATATTGACCACCTAGGTAACCGTCGTCTGCGTTCAGTTGGCGAACTTCTGCAGAACCAATTCCGTATCGGTTTGTCCCGTATGGAACGCGTGGTGCGCGAGCGTATGTCAATCAACGACACGCAATCGATTGTACCGCAGCAATTGATCAATATCCGCCCAGTTATTGCATCGATTAAAGAGTTCTTTGGCAGCTCCCAATTGTCCCAGTTCATGGACCAAACGAACCCGCTTGCTGAATTGACGCACAAACGCCGTCTATCTGCGCTTGGGCCCGGTGGTTTGACGCGTGAGCGCGCTGGCTTCGAAGTACGTGACGTTCACTACTCCCACTATGGCCGCATGTGTCCGATCGAAACGCCTGAGGGCCCGAACATCGGCTTGATCAACACACTTTCAACATTTGCCAAAGTGAATAAATTCGGATTCATCGAAACACCTTATCGCCGCGTCGATCCGGAGACGAATAAAGTTACCGACCAGATCGATTACTTAACGGCTGATGAAGAAGACAACTATGTCGTCGCTCAGGCGAATTCGCGCTTGAATGAAGACGGATCGTTTGTCGAAGAAGAAGTCGTTGCCCGCTTCCGCGGTGAGAACACTGTTTACAGCCGTTCTAGCATCGATTATATGGATGTTTCTCCAAAACAAGTTGTATCTGTTGCGACTGCTTGTATTCCGTTCCTTGAAAACGATGACTCCAACCGTGCATTGATGGGAGCGAACATGCAGCGCCAAGCTGTGCCTCTATTGAATCCAGAAGCTCCGTTTGTCGGAACTGGCATGGAGCACTTGGCTGCACGTGATTCAGGTGCTGCCGTAATCGCCAAGCATGGCGGAATTGTTGAATTCGTTGAAGCGAAAGAAATCCGCGTTCGCCGCATCGAAAACGTAGAAGGCAATGAAGTCAGAGGCGACGTCGATACGTACCGCCTGCAAAAATTCATCCGTTCAAACCAAGGTACCAGCTATAACCAGCGCCCGATCGTCAAAGTCGGCGATCGTGTAGAAAAACGCGATATCCTGGCTGATGGACCTTCAATGGAACGCGGCGAAATGGCACTTGGCCGTAACGTGCTTGTCGGATTCATGACTTGGGATGGCTTTAACTATGAGGATGCGATCATCATGAGTGAGCGCCTCGTTAAAGATGACGTCTACACGTCAGTCCATATCGAAGAATACGAATCCGATTCCCGTGATACAAAACTCGGGCCTGAAGAAATCACGCGCGATATTCCAAACGTTGGCGAAGATGCTTTGCGCAACTTGGACGACCGCGGAATCATCCGTGTGGGTGCTGAAGTGAAAGATGGCGACATCCTAGTCGGTAAAGTAACGCCTAAAGGGGTTACTGAACTGACAGCGGAAGAACGCCTGCTTCATGCAATCTTCGGTGAAAAAGCGCGTGAAGTACGTGATACTTCCTTGCGTGTGCCTCACGGTGCAGGCGGGATCGTGCTTGATGTGAAAATCTTCAACCGTGAAGATGGCGACGAATTGCCGCCGGGCGTTAACCAATTGGTGCGCGCTTATATCGTCCAAAAACGGAAAATCTCCGTCGGCGATAAAATGGCCGGACGTCACGGGAACAAAGGTGTTATCTCCCGCATCTTGCCTGAAGAAGATATGCCGTTCATGCCGGATGGCACACCGATCGATATCATGTTGAACCCGCTTGGTGTTCCGT
Coding sequences:
- the rplJ gene encoding 50S ribosomal protein L10 — translated: MSKAIETKKVVVQTIADKFDAAASVVVVDYRGLNVAQLTELRKQLREEGIEFKVYKNSMTRRATEVHGLEAINEHFTGPNAIAFSNEDVVAPARIINDFAKGNEALEIKAGIIEGNVASADEMKALAELPSRDGLLSMLLSVLQAPVRNFAATTKAVADQKEEQGA
- the rplL gene encoding 50S ribosomal protein L7/L12 produces the protein MTQEQILDAIKEMTILQLNDLVKAIEDEFGVTAAAPVAAAAAGGAAEEEQTEFDVILNSAGDQKIKVIKVVREVTGLGLKEAKGLVDEAPKALKEGATKEEAEEIKAKLEEVGASVEVK
- the rplA gene encoding 50S ribosomal protein L1 encodes the protein MAKTGKKLQEAAKLIDRSKLYEAKEAIELAKKASTVNFDATVEVAFRLGIDTRKNDQQIRGAVVLPNGTGKTQSVLVFAKGDKLKEAQEAGADYVGDAEYIQKIQQGWFEFDVIVATPDMMGEVGKLGRVLGPKGLMPNPKTGTVTFDVAKAVQEIKAGKVEYRAEKSGIIHAPIGKVSFEDDKLTENLQAIYDVILKAKPSAAKGTYMKSLNVTTTMGPAVKVDPAKVVVK
- the rpoB gene encoding DNA-directed RNA polymerase subunit beta, whose protein sequence is MTGQLVQYGQHRQRRSFSRISEVLDLPNLIEIQSSSYEWFLEEGLREMFRDISPIEDFTGNLSLEFVDYSLADPKYPVDESKERDVTYAAPLRVKVRLHNKETDEVKEQDVFMGDFPLMTETGTFVINGAERVIVSQLVRSPSVYFHDKTDKNGKRGFGATVIPNRGAWLEYETDAKDVVYVRIDRTRKLPVTVLLRALGFGSDQEIIELLGDNEYLQNTLEKDNTENTEKALLEIYERLRPGEPPTVESAKSLLYSRFFDPKRYDLANVGRYKMNKKLHIKNRLFNQTIAETLVDPETGEILVEAGTVIDRRVLDRLIPNLENGVGFHTVSQAGGVLEDDVTLQSIRIYAPNDDEQKEITVISNAYIEDKIKNVTPADIISSISYFFNLLHGVGNTDDIDHLGNRRLRSVGELLQNQFRIGLSRMERVVRERMSINDTQSIVPQQLINIRPVIASIKEFFGSSQLSQFMDQTNPLAELTHKRRLSALGPGGLTRERAGFEVRDVHYSHYGRMCPIETPEGPNIGLINTLSTFAKVNKFGFIETPYRRVDPETNKVTDQIDYLTADEEDNYVVAQANSRLNEDGSFVEEEVVARFRGENTVYSRSSIDYMDVSPKQVVSVATACIPFLENDDSNRALMGANMQRQAVPLLNPEAPFVGTGMEHLAARDSGAAVIAKHGGIVEFVEAKEIRVRRIENVEGNEVRGDVDTYRLQKFIRSNQGTSYNQRPIVKVGDRVEKRDILADGPSMERGEMALGRNVLVGFMTWDGFNYEDAIIMSERLVKDDVYTSVHIEEYESDSRDTKLGPEEITRDIPNVGEDALRNLDDRGIIRVGAEVKDGDILVGKVTPKGVTELTAEERLLHAIFGEKAREVRDTSLRVPHGAGGIVLDVKIFNREDGDELPPGVNQLVRAYIVQKRKISVGDKMAGRHGNKGVISRILPEEDMPFMPDGTPIDIMLNPLGVPSRMNIGQVLELHLGMASRSLGLHMASSVFDGANEEDVWETMEEAGMPRDGKTILYDGRSGEPFDNRVSVGIMYMIKLAHMVDDKLHARSTGPYSLVTQQPLGGKAQFGGQRFGEMEVWALEAYGAAHTLQEILTVKSDDVVGRVKTYEAIVKGESVPEPSVPESFKVLIKELQSLGMDVKMLTIDDEEIELRDLDEEDDLQPADSLNILPIADEESPVGTIE
- a CDS encoding class I SAM-dependent methyltransferase translates to MSQHYYSKNPQTKSKPQEWTYTLRGETFRFQTDSGVFSKNDVDFGSRLLIEAFDEPVIEGPILDVGCGYGPIGMAIAKAFPQRHVHMVDINARAIELAQKNTVLNGVENVSVYESDGLSNVEGQEFSAILTNPPIRAGKETIFRFYEEAYEKLAASGSLWVVIQKKQGAPSTQEKLQELFGEVRVVDKKKGYFIFEARKV